The following proteins come from a genomic window of Candidatus Binatus sp.:
- a CDS encoding zinc ribbon domain-containing protein codes for MPIYEYKCSKCGVFEVMQGIKEPSLRKCPTCKGKVERQISRGSFILKGSGWYATDYAKKSPSSGTEASETTKTNGDSSSASNESSKSSSESSKSSSDTSKSSSESSGKESKPASESKSTPEKAAAAKPAA; via the coding sequence ATGCCAATCTACGAGTATAAGTGCAGCAAGTGCGGCGTGTTCGAAGTGATGCAGGGGATCAAGGAGCCGTCGCTCCGCAAATGTCCTACCTGCAAGGGCAAGGTCGAGCGGCAGATTTCGCGCGGCTCATTCATCCTGAAGGGCAGCGGATGGTACGCGACGGATTACGCGAAGAAATCACCGTCGAGCGGTACGGAAGCTTCGGAGACGACCAAGACCAACGGCGATAGTTCGTCTGCATCAAACGAGTCTTCAAAATCGTCGAGCGAGTCGTCGAAATCCTCGAGCGACACTTCCAAGTCGTCGAGCGAATCGTCGGGCAAGGAATCGAAGCCTGCATCCGAGAGCAAGAGCACGCCGGAAAAAGCCGCGGCGGCCAAGCCAGCAGCATAG
- a CDS encoding DUF167 domain-containing protein, translating to MTDPPNRRERAKPNDPSWMRIGVGEIVIDVSAQPRSSRRGVVRAGPQGLVIAVNSAPEKGKANDELIDYLADELRIPRAAIMMIRGATSRKKIIRIITHEPTRIAARLTRISNPE from the coding sequence GTGACCGATCCGCCGAACCGTCGCGAGCGCGCCAAGCCGAACGATCCTTCGTGGATGCGGATTGGTGTCGGCGAGATTGTCATCGACGTCTCGGCGCAACCGCGATCGTCCAGGCGCGGAGTGGTTCGCGCCGGCCCGCAAGGCTTGGTGATCGCAGTCAACTCGGCGCCTGAAAAAGGCAAAGCCAATGACGAACTGATCGATTACCTCGCCGACGAACTGCGCATCCCGCGCGCGGCGATCATGATGATTCGCGGAGCGACATCGCGCAAAAAAATTATCCGCATCATCACCCACGAGCCCACCAGGATCGCGGCGCGGCTCACGCGGATTAGCAATCCCGAATGA
- a CDS encoding YggS family pyridoxal phosphate-dependent enzyme has translation MIDDNEITERLERVRSRIEASARRAGREIASIRLVLASKTQPASAIRAAYHAGARDFGENYVQEAIAKRAELADLKDIRWHLIGHLQTNKAKVAAASFDLIQSLDSTRLVEALARARKNSPVRALIEVNLAGESSKTGVAPDQVEALLDAARGKIEIDGLMTIPPPAATPELVRPYFVRLREMRDRLAMRSGVALRELSMGMTDDFEIAIEEGATIVRVGRAVFGERIQ, from the coding sequence ATGATCGACGACAATGAAATTACAGAACGGCTCGAGCGGGTGCGATCGCGAATCGAGGCGAGCGCGCGTCGAGCCGGCCGGGAAATCGCGTCGATCCGCCTGGTGCTCGCGAGCAAGACCCAGCCCGCATCTGCGATTCGCGCCGCGTATCATGCGGGCGCGCGCGATTTCGGCGAAAATTACGTGCAGGAAGCGATCGCCAAGCGCGCCGAACTCGCCGATTTGAAGGACATTCGATGGCATCTCATCGGCCATCTCCAAACCAACAAGGCCAAGGTCGCCGCGGCGTCATTCGATCTCATTCAAAGTCTAGATTCGACAAGACTCGTCGAGGCGCTCGCGCGAGCACGGAAAAATTCGCCGGTGCGCGCGCTCATCGAAGTGAATCTTGCCGGCGAGTCGAGCAAGACCGGCGTGGCTCCCGATCAAGTCGAGGCCCTGCTCGATGCGGCGCGCGGCAAAATTGAAATCGACGGCTTGATGACGATTCCGCCGCCCGCCGCGACGCCCGAACTCGTGCGGCCCTACTTCGTTCGCCTGCGCGAGATGCGAGACCGGCTTGCGATGAGATCGGGCGTTGCGCTACGTGAGCTTTCGATGGGAATGACGGATGACTTCGAAATCGCGATCGAGGAAGGCGCGACCATCGTGCGCGTCGGACGCGCGGTTTTCGGCGAGCGCATACAGTGA
- a CDS encoding PPOX class F420-dependent oxidoreductase, whose amino-acid sequence MPQPTIDQLAAERYVSLVTFRRNGKGVPTPIWIARAGDKLYAFTDGASAKMKRLRVTDRIQIAACDARGIVRGEFADGRARKIDDPAIIRRALASLSQKYGWQMSVLSFFSRLSGRIKRRAYLEISL is encoded by the coding sequence ATGCCGCAACCAACCATCGATCAATTGGCCGCCGAGCGCTACGTGAGCCTCGTGACGTTCCGACGCAATGGCAAGGGCGTGCCGACGCCGATCTGGATCGCGCGCGCCGGTGACAAACTCTATGCGTTTACCGACGGCGCCTCGGCCAAGATGAAGCGGCTCAGAGTGACCGATCGAATCCAGATTGCAGCTTGCGATGCGCGCGGAATCGTCCGCGGTGAATTCGCCGACGGACGCGCACGCAAAATCGACGACCCCGCAATCATTCGACGCGCGCTTGCATCACTATCGCAGAAATACGGCTGGCAGATGTCGGTGCTCAGCTTTTTTTCGCGGCTCTCGGGACGAATCAAGCGCCGCGCCTATCTCGAAATCTCGCTCTGA
- a CDS encoding hydantoinase B/oxoprolinase family protein: MKIDPITLAVMNNRLAAIAEEMGVVLGQTAYSPNIKERHDFSCAIFDARGELVAQAAHIPVHLGSTPLSVRAAIERLDLGRGDIAALNDPFAGGTHLPDLTLVAPIFIGNERKPFGYAANRAHHADIGGIAPGSMALATEIYQEGFRLPPVKIVAAGEIARDVMTLFLANTRVGEEREGDLRAQIAALTVGSARLLDLVKSSGRATVEAAMDALKSYASRLMSAALRELKPGTYRAEDFLDDDGFGTGPIPIRVAIKIRGGDALVDFTGSASQVRGSVNANYAITLSATFYAMKCLASEAVPANEGLMRPIKLIAPEGSIVNALAPAAVAGGNVETSQRIVDVLFRALAKAAPARIPAASSGSMSNLTVGGFDRFRNRHFSYYETIAGGAGAAKGLPGASGIHTHMTNTLNTPIEALEAYYPMRITAYHLRRGSGGRGRARGGDGLVRELECLVDSNVSVLTERRKIAPYGLAGGGAGAKGRNVLVRGRNRKSLPGKTNIDLKPGDRIRIETPGGGGWGR, translated from the coding sequence ATGAAAATCGATCCGATCACGCTCGCCGTCATGAACAACCGCCTCGCCGCGATTGCCGAGGAGATGGGCGTCGTACTCGGCCAGACTGCATATTCGCCAAATATCAAGGAGCGCCATGATTTCTCCTGCGCGATCTTCGATGCGCGCGGCGAACTGGTGGCGCAGGCTGCGCACATCCCGGTTCATCTTGGTTCGACACCGCTTTCGGTTCGCGCCGCGATCGAGAGGCTCGATCTCGGCCGTGGCGATATCGCGGCGCTCAACGATCCGTTCGCAGGCGGAACGCATCTGCCGGACCTCACTCTCGTCGCGCCTATTTTTATAGGCAACGAGCGCAAGCCGTTCGGGTACGCGGCGAACCGGGCGCATCACGCGGATATCGGCGGCATCGCGCCGGGCTCGATGGCGCTAGCGACGGAAATTTACCAGGAAGGATTTCGGCTGCCGCCGGTGAAGATCGTCGCGGCCGGCGAGATCGCACGCGACGTGATGACGCTCTTTCTCGCCAACACCCGCGTCGGCGAGGAGCGCGAAGGCGATTTGCGCGCGCAGATTGCCGCGCTGACGGTTGGTTCGGCGCGCCTGCTCGATCTCGTGAAGTCGTCGGGACGCGCGACTGTCGAGGCTGCGATGGATGCGCTGAAATCATACGCGTCGCGCCTGATGAGCGCGGCGTTGCGCGAACTGAAGCCCGGCACCTATCGCGCCGAGGATTTTCTGGATGACGACGGCTTCGGCACCGGCCCGATTCCAATCCGAGTGGCGATCAAAATTCGCGGCGGCGATGCGCTCGTCGATTTCACCGGATCGGCATCGCAAGTGCGCGGCTCGGTCAACGCGAACTACGCGATCACGCTGTCCGCCACCTTCTACGCGATGAAATGTCTCGCGTCGGAGGCGGTGCCGGCCAACGAAGGCCTGATGCGACCGATCAAGTTGATCGCGCCCGAGGGCTCGATCGTCAACGCGCTGGCGCCGGCGGCGGTCGCGGGCGGCAACGTCGAGACTTCGCAGCGAATCGTGGACGTCCTCTTTCGCGCGCTGGCGAAGGCGGCGCCCGCCCGGATTCCGGCGGCGAGTTCAGGCTCGATGTCGAATCTCACCGTCGGTGGATTCGATCGTTTCCGCAACCGCCACTTTTCGTACTACGAAACGATCGCCGGCGGCGCGGGCGCGGCGAAGGGACTGCCGGGTGCGTCGGGAATTCACACTCACATGACGAACACGCTCAACACGCCGATCGAGGCGCTCGAGGCGTACTACCCGATGCGTATCACTGCGTATCATCTGCGCCGCGGCTCGGGCGGTCGAGGACGCGCGCGCGGCGGCGACGGTCTCGTGCGCGAGCTCGAATGTCTGGTCGATTCCAACGTGAGCGTGCTCACGGAGCGCCGCAAGATCGCGCCTTACGGTTTGGCGGGCGGCGGCGCCGGCGCCAAGGGACGGAACGTGCTCGTGCGCGGGCGCAATCGAAAATCGTTGCCCGGCAAGACCAACATCGATCTGAAGCCCGGCGATCGCATTCGAATCGAGACGCCCGGTGGCGGCGGCTGGGGCCGCTGA
- a CDS encoding NUDIX domain-containing protein, which produces MGLPINLIPMAEHQFYVGIHAVIANRGRILVLKRAPRMPYRPGSWDLPGGHLEVGENFEDCLRREVKEETALDVAIERLLGLHSMIDEPYLQALYACRLTVFQNVQLAPHEHVEHRWATPAELESLDLIPYLSRILKQGMLTFVKM; this is translated from the coding sequence ATGGGCCTGCCGATAAATTTAATCCCGATGGCGGAGCATCAGTTCTACGTTGGCATCCACGCCGTGATCGCGAATCGCGGACGGATACTGGTCCTGAAGCGCGCGCCGCGGATGCCGTATCGTCCGGGCAGTTGGGATTTGCCCGGCGGCCATCTCGAGGTCGGCGAAAATTTCGAAGATTGCCTGCGCCGCGAAGTCAAGGAAGAAACCGCGCTCGACGTCGCGATTGAACGATTGCTCGGCCTGCACAGCATGATCGATGAGCCGTACTTGCAGGCCCTCTATGCGTGCCGCCTCACCGTGTTCCAGAACGTGCAGTTGGCGCCGCACGAGCACGTCGAGCATCGATGGGCCACGCCGGCGGAACTGGAATCGCTCGACTTGATTCCATATCTATCGCGAATTCTCAAGCAGGGGATGCTCACCTTCGTTAAAATGTGA
- a CDS encoding hydantoinase/oxoprolinase family protein has protein sequence MSVAQNSSSRTRRASDSGTTIVGVDTGGTFTDLVAIIRGELRVHKVLSTPADPADAVIRGLAEMLADDTPAAVTYSSTVATNALLEKKGARVALITNAGFEDVIEIGRQNRDDLYALAPSRPEPLVSRAMRFGIAERTLFDGTTIQPLTNSELARIRKLASAIDAEAFAICLLHSYANPKSEEAIARTLKPLGRPLSVSHRILAEYREYERFSTAVVNAYVAPRMSSHLQNLETRLKGARLRVMQSNGSAIGAELARVEPIRTILSGPAAGVVGAATLASAIGTDRFITFDMGGTSTDVSLFDRRARIRTLSHPEGYAVRTPVIDIHTVGAGGGSIARIDAGGSLQVGPQSAGADPGPACYGRGDAATVTDADLVAGRLVAENFLGGKMKLQPERAARALSGLAHKMKSTSAAAARGVIRVVNANMERAIRVITVERGYDPRDFALLAFGGAGPMHACELALDLGIRHIVMPQNPGLLCAWGAVGAPLGREYSLTVRETNPNHARLLHHAAPMIRRVRDELKSEGAAKIEHELWVDMRYRGQSYELEVALTPRFVAEFHSLHRQTFGHAAPDAAVEVVNIRIRAIAAGKAPTAPKKIARMKSKAAPISRRSVMVGNRERIVSIYARDSLGAGTRLRGPVVVVELSSTAYVAPEFELRVDDFGNLQLEAAR, from the coding sequence GTGAGCGTCGCGCAGAACTCTTCATCGCGTACGCGACGCGCATCCGATTCCGGCACGACGATCGTCGGCGTCGATACTGGCGGCACGTTTACCGATCTCGTCGCGATTATCCGCGGTGAATTGCGCGTTCATAAAGTGCTCTCGACGCCCGCCGACCCCGCCGACGCAGTAATTCGCGGGCTCGCCGAGATGCTTGCCGATGATACGCCCGCCGCGGTCACGTACAGTTCGACCGTCGCGACCAACGCGCTGCTCGAAAAAAAAGGCGCGCGCGTCGCGCTCATCACCAACGCCGGTTTCGAGGACGTGATCGAAATCGGGCGCCAGAATCGCGACGATCTGTATGCACTGGCGCCGTCGCGTCCCGAGCCGCTGGTGAGCCGCGCGATGCGGTTCGGAATCGCCGAACGCACGCTGTTCGATGGCACTACGATTCAGCCGTTGACCAATTCGGAACTCGCGCGCATTCGCAAACTCGCGTCGGCGATCGATGCCGAAGCGTTCGCGATCTGCCTGCTTCACTCGTATGCCAACCCGAAGAGCGAGGAGGCGATCGCGCGCACGCTGAAGCCGCTCGGGCGGCCACTGTCGGTGTCGCATCGCATCCTGGCCGAGTACCGCGAGTACGAGCGCTTCTCGACGGCGGTGGTCAATGCGTACGTCGCGCCGCGGATGTCGTCGCATCTGCAAAATCTCGAGACGCGGCTCAAGGGCGCGCGGCTGCGCGTGATGCAATCGAACGGCAGCGCGATTGGCGCGGAATTGGCCCGCGTCGAACCGATTCGGACGATTCTGTCGGGACCGGCGGCCGGCGTGGTTGGCGCGGCGACGCTCGCCAGTGCAATCGGCACCGATCGATTCATCACTTTCGACATGGGCGGGACTTCAACCGACGTGTCGTTGTTCGATCGGCGCGCGCGCATCCGAACGCTGAGTCATCCCGAGGGCTACGCCGTTCGCACGCCTGTGATCGATATCCATACTGTCGGCGCGGGCGGTGGTTCGATCGCGCGCATCGACGCGGGCGGTTCGCTGCAGGTTGGTCCGCAAAGCGCGGGCGCCGATCCAGGACCGGCCTGCTACGGCCGCGGTGACGCTGCGACCGTGACCGACGCGGACCTGGTCGCCGGTCGATTGGTCGCCGAAAATTTTCTCGGCGGCAAAATGAAGCTGCAACCGGAGCGCGCGGCGCGAGCATTGTCGGGGCTCGCGCACAAGATGAAGTCCACTTCCGCGGCGGCGGCGCGCGGAGTGATTCGGGTCGTCAATGCCAACATGGAACGCGCGATTCGCGTGATCACGGTCGAGCGCGGTTACGACCCGCGCGATTTCGCGCTGCTCGCATTTGGCGGCGCCGGTCCGATGCACGCCTGCGAGCTCGCGCTCGATTTGGGAATCCGGCATATCGTGATGCCGCAAAATCCGGGACTGCTGTGCGCGTGGGGCGCGGTCGGCGCTCCGCTTGGCCGCGAGTATTCGCTCACGGTGCGCGAAACCAATCCGAATCATGCGCGGCTGCTCCATCACGCTGCACCAATGATTCGCCGCGTCCGCGACGAGTTGAAATCCGAGGGCGCCGCGAAGATCGAACACGAACTTTGGGTCGATATGCGTTATCGCGGACAATCGTATGAGCTCGAAGTCGCGCTGACGCCGCGCTTTGTCGCGGAGTTTCATTCGCTTCATCGGCAAACCTTCGGGCACGCCGCTCCCGACGCGGCGGTCGAGGTCGTGAACATCAGGATTCGCGCGATCGCCGCCGGAAAAGCTCCGACTGCGCCCAAGAAGATCGCGCGAATGAAAAGCAAGGCGGCGCCGATTTCGCGCAGATCAGTGATGGTTGGCAATCGCGAACGTATCGTGTCGATTTACGCGCGTGATTCGCTCGGCGCCGGTACACGGCTGCGCGGACCAGTCGTCGTCGTCGAACTCAGCTCGACTGCTTACGTCGCACCCGAGTTCGAACTGCGCGTGGATGATTTCGGCAATCTGCAACTCGAGGCCGCGCGATGA
- a CDS encoding nucleoside triphosphate pyrophosphatase: MLIGVSACVERLQLGDGKIARKMAMVACAASVWNSRMRGIRASIPMAHSIKLILASASPRRSQLLSAAGLSFEVVESSVAEIRREGEPARDYAMRMATEKARAVSIRFPGAIVVGADTIVVCGDEILEKPASPNDARRMLRMLAARTHLVITAFAIARGGAVLEHEPVESRVTFRALSDGEIAEYLATGEPFDKAGAYGIQGLARGFIASVEGSRDNVMGLPTNSVIAALARCGIAAESS, from the coding sequence ATGCTGATTGGGGTTAGCGCATGCGTCGAGCGGCTTCAATTGGGTGACGGAAAAATCGCTCGCAAAATGGCGATGGTTGCCTGCGCGGCGAGCGTCTGGAACAGTCGGATGCGCGGCATCCGCGCGTCGATACCGATGGCACATTCAATCAAGTTGATTCTCGCGTCGGCTTCGCCGCGGCGCAGCCAGTTGCTGAGCGCGGCCGGCTTATCGTTCGAGGTCGTCGAGAGCAGCGTCGCTGAAATCCGCCGCGAAGGCGAACCGGCGCGCGATTACGCGATGCGGATGGCGACCGAAAAGGCGCGCGCCGTCTCGATTCGATTTCCCGGCGCGATCGTCGTTGGCGCAGACACCATCGTCGTATGCGGCGATGAAATTTTGGAGAAGCCCGCGTCGCCGAACGACGCGCGCCGGATGCTGCGGATGCTCGCCGCTCGCACGCATCTCGTGATTACGGCGTTCGCAATCGCGCGCGGCGGCGCCGTCCTCGAGCACGAACCGGTCGAGAGCCGCGTCACCTTCCGCGCGCTCAGCGACGGCGAGATTGCTGAGTACCTCGCGACCGGCGAGCCATTCGACAAAGCCGGCGCGTACGGGATTCAAGGATTGGCTCGAGGATTTATCGCGAGCGTCGAGGGTTCGCGCGACAACGTGATGGGCTTGCCGACGAATTCTGTGATTGCGGCGCTCGCGCGATGCGGAATCGCGGCAGAATCAAGCTGA
- a CDS encoding CaiB/BaiF CoA-transferase family protein: protein MKKADFYRNARHDLTGPLEGIRVIDATTSWAGPMCACMLADLGADVIKVEAREGEVSRRIPPFLPGHDTPVGFAQASVNRNKRSLTLDLRHPEGREIFLKLTKRSDIIVQNFRPGTFDKWGIGYEDARAVKPDIIYISISGYGQFGPIHDRVAYDPLAQAMSGFISMNGTADGPPVKAPTWICDDLGGLHGAIGALSALRHRDRTGEGQHVDVAMLDAMLFQSNGFLTLAALGLEPKRMGNEFSFSIPSNVYRCRDGHVLAGVLLDTHWKVVARMAGRPDLAENPDYATIPGRMKNRAECDAMLAAWCAARTVDEAVEECAKLGIACAKVRTYTEAARDPNTLERDMLQEVAQEDGKLAPITGPAAKFSRTPTRVRSGAPRLGAHTDEVLEELGIDAKSRERLRSSGVI from the coding sequence ATGAAGAAAGCTGACTTCTATCGCAACGCGCGGCACGATTTGACCGGACCGCTGGAAGGGATTCGCGTGATCGATGCGACCACGAGTTGGGCGGGGCCGATGTGCGCGTGCATGCTGGCCGACCTCGGCGCCGATGTGATCAAGGTCGAGGCGCGCGAGGGCGAAGTGTCGCGGCGAATCCCGCCGTTTCTGCCCGGCCACGATACGCCGGTCGGATTCGCGCAAGCGTCGGTCAATCGCAACAAGCGGAGCCTGACGCTGGATTTGCGGCATCCCGAGGGCCGTGAAATTTTTCTGAAACTGACGAAGCGCTCGGACATAATCGTGCAGAATTTTCGGCCCGGCACTTTCGACAAATGGGGAATCGGCTACGAGGATGCGCGCGCCGTGAAGCCCGACATCATCTACATCTCGATCAGCGGCTACGGGCAGTTCGGTCCGATTCACGATCGCGTCGCGTACGATCCGCTGGCGCAAGCGATGAGCGGATTCATCTCGATGAACGGCACCGCGGACGGTCCGCCGGTCAAAGCGCCGACCTGGATCTGCGACGACTTGGGCGGCCTGCACGGCGCGATTGGCGCACTGTCGGCGCTGCGTCATCGCGATCGGACCGGCGAAGGACAGCACGTTGACGTCGCGATGCTCGATGCGATGCTGTTTCAGTCCAACGGATTTCTCACGCTGGCGGCGCTCGGCCTCGAGCCGAAGCGGATGGGCAACGAGTTTTCGTTTTCGATTCCGAGCAACGTTTATCGATGTCGCGACGGGCACGTGCTCGCGGGCGTTTTGCTCGATACGCACTGGAAGGTCGTCGCGCGGATGGCGGGGCGTCCCGATCTCGCCGAGAATCCCGACTACGCGACGATTCCGGGCCGCATGAAAAATCGCGCGGAGTGTGATGCGATGCTCGCGGCGTGGTGTGCGGCGCGCACCGTCGATGAAGCCGTCGAGGAGTGCGCGAAGCTTGGAATCGCGTGCGCGAAAGTGCGGACCTACACCGAAGCGGCGCGCGACCCGAATACGCTCGAGCGCGACATGCTGCAGGAGGTTGCGCAGGAAGACGGCAAGCTCGCGCCGATCACGGGGCCGGCGGCAAAGTTCTCACGCACGCCGACTCGTGTCCGAAGCGGCGCACCGCGACTCGGCGCGCATACCGACGAAGTGCTCGAGGAACTTGGTATCGACGCGAAATCGCGCGAGCGGCTGCGTTCATCGGGCGTGATCTGA
- the proC gene encoding pyrroline-5-carboxylate reductase: MKKLGFIGGGNMAEALAHGLIQHGVFKPADIIVSDVAAVRRRKLARSLKVATTDDNLEVMREAPAILLAVKPQTIDEVMTELSAALAKPSGKSAARGKLFISIAAGITLARLTAGLGKRARVIRVMPNAPAMVGDGMAAMVRARSASAADESFALKIFRAVGDAVALKDEKHLDAVTALSGSGPAYVYLFAKAMADAAVSEGIPRDLAIRMALKTIRGAEHLMRESKRDAAELIRAVASPGGTTEAALRRFAEHGFSDIVADAIHAASDRSRELGRGIN; encoded by the coding sequence ATGAAAAAACTCGGGTTCATCGGCGGCGGCAACATGGCCGAGGCGCTCGCGCACGGCCTGATTCAGCACGGCGTGTTCAAGCCCGCAGACATTATCGTGTCGGACGTCGCGGCGGTGCGCCGCCGCAAGCTCGCGCGCTCGCTGAAAGTCGCCACCACCGATGACAATCTGGAAGTGATGCGCGAGGCGCCCGCGATCCTGCTCGCGGTGAAGCCGCAAACGATCGACGAGGTGATGACCGAGCTCTCCGCCGCGCTCGCCAAGCCGTCCGGCAAATCGGCAGCCAGGGGCAAGCTGTTCATTTCGATCGCGGCCGGCATCACGCTCGCGCGCCTGACGGCGGGATTGGGCAAACGCGCGCGTGTGATTCGCGTGATGCCGAATGCGCCCGCGATGGTCGGCGACGGGATGGCCGCGATGGTGCGGGCGCGATCCGCGTCGGCCGCCGATGAGAGTTTCGCGCTGAAAATTTTTCGCGCAGTCGGCGACGCGGTCGCGCTCAAGGATGAAAAACATCTCGACGCCGTGACGGCGCTCTCCGGCAGCGGTCCCGCTTACGTCTATCTGTTCGCCAAGGCGATGGCCGATGCGGCTGTCAGCGAGGGAATTCCGCGCGACCTCGCGATTCGGATGGCGCTCAAGACGATTCGCGGCGCCGAGCATCTGATGCGCGAATCGAAGCGCGACGCGGCTGAATTGATTCGCGCCGTCGCCTCGCCGGGCGGCACCACCGAAGCCGCGCTGCGCCGGTTCGCCGAGCATGGATTTTCTGATATCGTCGCCGACGCCATCCACGCGGCCAGCGATCGCTCGCGGGAACTGGGCCGCGGAATCAACTAA
- a CDS encoding alcohol dehydrogenase catalytic domain-containing protein — protein sequence MNALVVDRSLEFRADHPVPAAAPGESIVRVSLAGICGTDLEIARGYMAYRGVPGHEFVGRVAETANAALRGRRVVGEINAACGRCASCVAGLGRHCAARTVLGILGRDGAFAQYLRLPDENLIPVPDSVPDDAAVFVEPLAAAYEIFEQVHLSRNHRIAVLGDGRLGALVALALKGEQYQPIVVGHHAEKLSRLADLGLATAIDATIGDRFDVVVDCTGHGAGLARAIAMVKPRGTIILKSTAAQGVAINLAPVVVNEITVVGSRCGRFGPALDALAAKKIDPRPLLDGTFALKDGIAAFAAAENPANFKILLKPS from the coding sequence ATGAATGCGCTGGTCGTTGATCGCAGCCTCGAGTTTCGCGCGGATCACCCGGTGCCGGCTGCGGCGCCAGGTGAAAGTATCGTGCGAGTTTCGCTTGCCGGCATCTGCGGCACCGATCTCGAAATCGCGCGCGGATACATGGCGTACCGCGGCGTGCCCGGCCACGAATTCGTCGGCCGCGTCGCGGAGACTGCAAATGCGGCGCTGCGAGGCCGTCGCGTCGTTGGCGAAATCAATGCCGCGTGCGGACGATGCGCCAGTTGCGTCGCGGGTCTCGGGCGTCATTGCGCGGCGCGCACGGTGCTCGGAATACTCGGACGCGACGGTGCGTTCGCCCAGTATCTGCGCCTCCCCGACGAAAATCTGATTCCGGTTCCCGATTCGGTTCCCGACGACGCCGCGGTCTTTGTCGAGCCGCTTGCCGCCGCCTATGAAATTTTTGAGCAGGTGCATTTGTCGCGCAATCATCGAATCGCGGTGCTCGGCGACGGACGCCTGGGCGCGCTCGTGGCGCTCGCGCTGAAGGGCGAGCAGTACCAACCAATCGTCGTCGGTCATCACGCGGAGAAACTAAGTCGCCTCGCCGATTTAGGACTGGCGACCGCGATCGACGCCACAATCGGCGATCGGTTCGACGTGGTTGTCGATTGCACCGGCCACGGCGCAGGACTCGCGCGAGCGATCGCGATGGTCAAGCCGCGCGGCACGATCATTCTAAAAAGCACTGCGGCTCAAGGCGTCGCGATCAATCTCGCGCCAGTGGTCGTAAATGAGATCACCGTAGTCGGCTCGCGATGCGGTCGATTCGGCCCCGCCCTGGATGCGCTCGCAGCGAAAAAGATCGATCCGCGGCCGCTGCTCGACGGCACCTTCGCGCTGAAGGACGGCATCGCAGCTTTTGCCGCCGCCGAGAACCCCGCCAATTTCAAAATTTTGCTGAAGCCGTCGTGA
- a CDS encoding YggT family protein: MQGWERLVLYTFGTVDSILQLYIYVVIIAVVMTWIEPNPYNPIVRFIHSITEPLFDWVREHLPVVLGGLDLSPIVVFFAIGLIRQVLLPTLRDWLIPTPLVT; this comes from the coding sequence ATGCAGGGTTGGGAAAGACTCGTTCTCTACACGTTTGGCACGGTCGATTCGATTTTGCAGTTGTACATCTACGTCGTGATTATCGCGGTGGTGATGACCTGGATCGAACCTAATCCGTACAATCCGATCGTGCGATTCATTCACTCGATCACCGAACCGCTGTTCGATTGGGTCCGCGAGCATCTGCCGGTCGTGCTGGGCGGCCTCGACTTATCGCCGATCGTCGTTTTCTTCGCGATTGGATTGATCAGACAAGTATTGCTGCCGACGCTGCGCGACTGGCTTATCCCGACTCCGCTGGTAACGTGA